From a region of the Triticum aestivum cultivar Chinese Spring chromosome 7D, IWGSC CS RefSeq v2.1, whole genome shotgun sequence genome:
- the LOC123167081 gene encoding CASP-like protein UU-1: MTRRASVTMVELESQDAATMEVASAKHVTATVALRVGAAVASLAAAVLVVTNRQERWGVEVNFTMFDVWVAFVATNFFCTAYSLLTAIFVKKLLGKRWLHTVDQLVVNLQTAATAGAGAIGSVAMWGNKTSGWYAVCRLYRRYCDVGAVALALSFAAFLSLGSACALSRYPRTPARH; the protein is encoded by the exons ATGACTCGTCGCGCCTCCGTCACCATGGTGGAACTGGAGTCGCAGGACGCGGCGACGATGGAGGTGGCCTCTGCGAAGCACGTCACGGCCACCGTGGCGCTGCGTGTCGGGGCCGCCGTCGCGTCGCTggccgccgccgtcctcgtcgtcaCCAACCGGCAGGAGCGCTGGGGGGTCGAGGTCAACTTCACCATGTTCGACGTCTGGGT GGCATTCGTGGCGACCAACTTCTTCTGCACAGCCTACTCGCTGCTCACGGCGATCTTCGTCAAGAAGCTCCTCGGCAAGCGCTGGCTGCACACCGTGGACCAG CTGGTGGTGAACCTACAGACGGCGGCAACAGCGGGCGCAGGGGCCATCGGGTCGGTGGCCATGTGGGGGAACAAGACCAGCGGGTGGTACGCGGTGTGCCGCCTCTACCGGAGGTATTGCGACGTCGGCGCCGTCGCGCTCGCGCTCtcctttgccgccttcctctcTCTCGGCAGTGCCTGCGCACTCTCCCGTTACCCCAGGACGCCGGCCAGACATTGA